From Varibaculum massiliense, a single genomic window includes:
- the lexA gene encoding transcriptional repressor LexA gives MSKQQDHALDIEDLRPRARSIFEAVLAGIRTQGYPPSVREIATAVGLSSSSTVKHHLDNLVSQGFLVRAAGRSRALEVNPQFTTLSASDPAPESATAQLGEVTPLNHHAIPLVGQIAAGTPIDAQQDIEDVFTIPTRFTGDGELFMLKVHGDSMIEAAICDGDWVIVRRQNVAELGEIVAAMIDGEATVKTLARREGHIWLLPHNPAFEPIPGDNATILGKVVTVLRAL, from the coding sequence ATGAGCAAACAGCAAGACCACGCCTTAGATATAGAAGATTTACGTCCGCGCGCGCGCTCTATTTTCGAGGCGGTGTTAGCTGGGATTCGCACTCAGGGTTACCCGCCTTCAGTGCGGGAAATTGCGACGGCGGTAGGGCTTTCCTCCTCCTCCACCGTTAAACATCACCTAGATAATCTGGTCAGTCAGGGTTTCTTGGTACGCGCCGCGGGACGCAGCCGCGCGCTCGAGGTAAACCCGCAGTTTACGACACTTTCTGCCAGCGATCCGGCTCCCGAATCCGCAACTGCCCAACTTGGGGAAGTAACCCCCTTAAACCATCACGCGATTCCCTTGGTGGGGCAAATTGCTGCCGGCACCCCCATTGATGCCCAACAAGACATAGAGGACGTTTTCACTATTCCTACCCGTTTTACCGGTGATGGCGAACTGTTCATGCTCAAGGTGCACGGAGACTCTATGATAGAGGCCGCTATCTGTGATGGTGATTGGGTGATTGTGCGGCGTCAAAATGTAGCCGAACTGGGTGAAATCGTGGCCGCTATGATCGACGGCGAAGCCACCGTGAAAACCCTGGCGCGCCGCGAGGGGCATATCTGGCTGCTCCCTCACAACCCGGCATTTGAACCGATTCCCGGTGATAATGCCACTATTTTAGGAAAAGTAGTTACCGTCCTGCGGGCGCTATAA
- the nrdR gene encoding transcriptional regulator NrdR, whose product MGEILHCPFCHNDDSRVIDSRTADDGNAIRRRRECTSCNKRFTTIESAALAVRKRSGILEPFSREKVVSGVKKACQGRPVSHDDLAKLAQQVEEDLRATGKSQIDSQSIGRAILRPLRELDVVAYLRFASVYSSFDNLDDFQTVIDEIRAEQDEASSEIKPADR is encoded by the coding sequence ATGGGGGAAATCTTGCACTGTCCGTTCTGCCATAATGATGATTCGCGGGTGATTGATTCACGTACCGCCGATGACGGGAACGCTATCCGGCGGCGGCGGGAGTGTACTTCTTGTAATAAACGATTCACCACCATAGAGTCTGCGGCTCTTGCAGTGCGTAAGCGTTCGGGAATCTTGGAGCCTTTTTCGCGCGAAAAAGTAGTAAGCGGGGTGAAGAAGGCCTGTCAAGGACGTCCAGTCAGCCACGATGACCTTGCAAAACTAGCGCAGCAGGTGGAAGAGGATCTACGTGCTACCGGGAAATCGCAAATAGATAGCCAATCGATTGGGCGCGCTATCCTCAGGCCGCTGAGAGAGCTAGACGTGGTCGCCTATTTACGTTTCGCCTCGGTGTATTCCTCATTCGACAATCTGGATGACTTTCAGACTGTCATTGATGAAATCCGTGCTGAGCAGGATGAAGCTAGTTCAGAGATAAAACCCGCAGACCGATAG
- the serA gene encoding phosphoglycerate dehydrogenase, protein MTKAVLLEDPHQVADEVFSGFNIEVERIKGSLDEDALIERLQDADIVGIRSKTHITSRVISSCPRLQVVGCFCIGTNQVDLEAATKRGVTIFNAPYSNTRSVVELAIGHIINLARHIETRNQDLQRGIWNKSASGSHEVRGKTLGIIGYGNIGTQLSVLAEAMGMNVVFYDCAQRLAMGNARALPTMDEVLKTADFISVHVDGRKSNEGLIGKRQFELMKEGAIFINLSRGLVVDVDALAENIRSGKISGAAVDVYPEEPKKNGNEFHSPLLGLPNTILTPHIGGSTLEAQFDIGQFVSHKIADYWRLGSTEMSVNMPNLNLSTHDNSLYRLAFLHRNIPGVLGRVNQVFADQNVNINGQLLGTEGEVGYALTDIASELPVSAVAQIRSLPEAIGLRVLSLN, encoded by the coding sequence ATGACAAAGGCAGTACTACTTGAAGATCCGCACCAAGTGGCGGATGAAGTTTTTTCTGGTTTCAACATTGAAGTAGAACGAATTAAGGGTTCTTTAGACGAAGACGCCCTGATTGAGCGGCTGCAAGATGCCGATATTGTGGGGATTCGTTCGAAAACTCACATCACTTCGCGGGTGATTTCTTCTTGCCCCCGTCTGCAAGTAGTGGGCTGTTTTTGCATTGGCACTAACCAAGTTGATTTAGAGGCTGCCACCAAGCGGGGGGTCACTATTTTCAACGCTCCCTATTCCAATACCCGTTCGGTGGTGGAACTGGCAATCGGACACATTATTAACTTGGCGCGCCATATTGAAACCCGTAACCAAGATTTACAGCGGGGAATCTGGAATAAAAGCGCCTCTGGTTCTCACGAGGTACGCGGAAAAACCCTGGGAATCATTGGCTACGGCAATATCGGTACTCAGCTGTCGGTACTCGCCGAAGCTATGGGAATGAATGTAGTCTTTTACGACTGCGCCCAGCGCTTAGCCATGGGTAATGCCCGGGCGCTGCCCACCATGGATGAGGTACTCAAAACTGCCGATTTTATTTCCGTACACGTAGATGGTCGCAAATCCAACGAGGGACTGATCGGGAAACGCCAGTTTGAGTTAATGAAAGAGGGTGCAATCTTCATTAACCTTTCCCGCGGTCTAGTGGTGGACGTGGATGCCCTCGCAGAAAATATCCGTTCCGGGAAAATTTCGGGAGCTGCGGTGGACGTGTACCCGGAAGAACCGAAGAAGAATGGCAACGAGTTCCATTCCCCGCTTTTGGGACTGCCGAACACCATTTTGACCCCGCATATTGGGGGTTCAACTTTGGAAGCCCAGTTCGATATCGGGCAGTTCGTATCCCACAAAATCGCTGATTACTGGCGCTTAGGTAGCACCGAGATGAGTGTTAATATGCCGAATCTAAATCTTTCTACCCACGATAATTCTCTTTATCGTCTAGCATTTCTGCACCGTAACATTCCCGGAGTGCTGGGTCGGGTAAACCAGGTTTTTGCGGATCAAAACGTAAACATTAACGGACAGCTCCTGGGAACGGAAGGCGAAGTTGGTTACGCACTTACCGATATTGCCTCTGAGCTCCCGGTTTCCGCGGTAGCCCAGATTCGTTCCCTGCCAGAGGCTATCGGTCTGCGGGTTTTATCTCTGAACTAG
- a CDS encoding HelD family protein → MNDPAELAREQAAVDGIYQILDDARRRYRQRQRQIQAHGATGSPQNRSERDVMAAHLGDQAARLERVEENLVFGRLTPLQGESYYIGRVGLQDDNHAQVLMDWRARAATPFYQATARHPLGMASRRHIALHRRQVISLEDEAFNLSHAREEGIELQGEGALLAALQAGRSGHMGDIVATIQGEQDRIIRAATSQILVIQGGPGTGKTAVALHRAAFLLYEQAERLAKSGVLIVGPSPAFLRYIEQVLPALGETGVVSTTMATLLPGIRAEGKEHPAISALKGDLRWVKLIKQAVRSLQRVPDADKNLTVGASKLVLRPKTVKEAIRRARLSGKPHNQAREIFVAQILDSLTDQYLDTENRREEAELAAAASAAGLGKIETNRDSLSERALVREDLRSNLNVRRAVNLCWMPYSAQNLLRRLYAYPAFLARFANDFSDAEQEILYRPKEAEFTPADVPLLDELAELLGDLPNASSPSSRKDRALARQQEQSRAQAAIEGQGLGAGIVSAEMLANRASAPREQSSLAEMAYQDRTWTYGHVVVDEAQELSPMDWRCLLRRCPSRSFTVVGDLAQRISAGGSSWLQLLGPAADALEEETYLTVCYRTPKEIMDLAEAVTRAAGRPSPYPVQAVRQDPDSLLTERVTAIDAATVEKTLKTELEYLDSCLGKGRGRIGIICSQKDLPAFQQLSSQLAFTVGGDPVSDRVCILDAVTSKGLEFDSVILLEPAHICAQSVGNLFVAMTRPTRRLVTLHSQGLPPGWE, encoded by the coding sequence TTGAATGACCCAGCAGAACTGGCGCGTGAGCAGGCGGCAGTTGACGGTATCTACCAGATTCTTGATGATGCTCGTCGCCGTTACCGGCAGCGACAACGACAAATCCAGGCGCATGGCGCCACCGGTTCTCCCCAAAACCGCTCTGAACGTGACGTGATGGCAGCTCACCTGGGAGATCAAGCAGCGCGGCTAGAGCGAGTAGAAGAAAACCTAGTATTTGGACGGCTTACTCCGCTCCAGGGTGAAAGTTACTATATCGGTCGCGTGGGACTGCAAGATGATAACCATGCGCAGGTGTTAATGGATTGGCGCGCCCGGGCAGCGACTCCCTTTTACCAAGCCACCGCCCGTCACCCTTTGGGAATGGCGAGCCGCAGACATATCGCTCTGCACCGCCGGCAGGTGATTTCGCTGGAAGATGAAGCCTTTAATTTATCCCATGCTCGTGAAGAAGGGATTGAGCTACAGGGCGAGGGGGCACTGTTAGCAGCATTGCAGGCGGGACGTTCTGGTCACATGGGAGATATCGTCGCCACTATCCAAGGTGAACAAGACCGCATAATCCGCGCTGCCACCTCCCAGATTTTGGTAATCCAAGGCGGCCCTGGTACCGGTAAAACTGCCGTAGCCCTACATCGAGCCGCCTTTTTACTCTATGAACAGGCAGAACGTCTAGCGAAGTCCGGGGTGTTAATAGTCGGTCCCTCCCCTGCTTTCTTGCGCTACATCGAACAAGTGCTTCCGGCGCTAGGGGAAACCGGGGTGGTTTCCACCACTATGGCAACTTTGTTGCCGGGAATCCGCGCCGAAGGAAAAGAACACCCCGCAATCTCGGCTCTAAAAGGAGATTTACGCTGGGTCAAGCTGATTAAGCAGGCAGTACGTTCCCTACAGAGGGTTCCCGATGCTGATAAAAATCTGACTGTGGGTGCCAGTAAACTGGTGCTGCGTCCGAAAACAGTTAAAGAAGCGATTCGCCGGGCACGTTTGAGCGGAAAACCCCATAACCAGGCACGCGAAATTTTTGTTGCCCAGATTTTAGATTCCCTAACTGACCAATATTTAGACACTGAGAATCGCCGAGAAGAAGCCGAACTAGCTGCAGCAGCTAGTGCCGCTGGACTGGGAAAAATCGAAACCAATCGCGATTCTCTGTCCGAACGAGCCTTGGTGCGTGAGGATTTACGTTCTAATCTCAATGTGCGCCGGGCAGTCAATCTTTGTTGGATGCCCTACTCTGCGCAGAATCTTTTGCGACGCCTTTATGCCTACCCCGCTTTTCTTGCCCGTTTTGCCAACGATTTTAGCGATGCGGAACAAGAGATTCTTTACCGCCCCAAGGAAGCGGAGTTTACTCCTGCCGATGTGCCTTTGCTTGATGAACTGGCGGAACTTTTGGGAGACCTGCCCAATGCTTCCTCCCCTAGCTCGCGTAAGGATAGAGCGCTCGCCCGTCAGCAGGAGCAATCTCGCGCACAAGCTGCTATTGAAGGACAAGGTCTAGGAGCAGGCATTGTGTCCGCAGAAATGTTGGCTAACCGAGCAAGCGCCCCCCGCGAACAGTCGTCTTTAGCGGAAATGGCCTATCAGGATCGCACCTGGACCTACGGGCACGTGGTGGTCGATGAAGCCCAAGAACTTTCCCCGATGGATTGGCGTTGCCTGTTGCGGCGCTGCCCTTCGCGCTCTTTTACTGTGGTAGGCGACTTAGCACAGCGCATTTCCGCTGGGGGGTCTTCCTGGCTCCAGCTCCTAGGGCCGGCCGCTGACGCTCTGGAGGAAGAAACCTATTTAACGGTGTGCTATCGCACCCCGAAGGAAATAATGGATTTAGCGGAGGCGGTTACCCGCGCAGCTGGGCGCCCCTCCCCCTATCCTGTGCAGGCCGTTAGGCAAGATCCGGACTCGCTGCTAACCGAAAGGGTCACGGCGATTGACGCGGCCACTGTAGAAAAAACTCTTAAAACAGAACTAGAGTACCTCGATAGTTGCTTAGGAAAAGGCAGAGGTCGGATCGGAATAATCTGTAGCCAAAAGGACTTGCCTGCTTTCCAGCAACTATCTTCCCAACTTGCGTTTACGGTAGGCGGTGACCCAGTTAGCGATCGGGTATGTATTTTAGATGCGGTTACTTCTAAAGGACTAGAGTTTGACAGCGTGATTTTGCTAGAACCAGCCCATATCTGCGCTCAAAGCGTCGGTAATCTGTTTGTGGCGATGACCCGCCCCACGCGTCGCCTAGTCACACTACATTCCCAAGGTCTTCCTCCCGGCTGGGAGTAA
- a CDS encoding PAC2 family protein, with amino-acid sequence MTKQSRFIIPGPAYEDTQAEVLLYAFSGAIDSGDIGGMIIEQLLHALPHEEVARFALETVLDYRARRPRITIENWTMTDMRYPSCTLERITDYSGRNILLLRGLEPDINWEDFSLAIFEVCQKMGVKQAVDLMGIAANIPHTRIPFINQTSPNPDILPPQTEMPGTFIITASFGQYLQMLFKMISVQARGIVVGVPYYLADGQFPPGAVSAIQYLSETLNLDLPMGDLEAASAQMTQEINQQLDDNPEAKELVEKMEQHYDEALTQPWGELHPKSLAESVDSRSGDAIAERIERFLAQVKPQDSQEDAADGLLAGRDDLLAHLAQKVASQQLPDNDPKILGKLAKPITERKETISEGEMRSSDSGETRVTGKQGAAKSEETAPGNTATRRHFPPRRSHLKARRAKNPSQQSRADLPAPPPPPGSENPDSPENEPDKADDFGDSGKN; translated from the coding sequence ATGACAAAGCAAAGCCGTTTTATAATCCCCGGTCCCGCTTATGAGGATACCCAGGCGGAAGTCCTACTCTATGCCTTTTCGGGGGCCATAGATTCTGGCGACATCGGGGGAATGATTATTGAACAGCTCTTGCACGCCCTCCCGCATGAAGAAGTTGCCCGTTTCGCCCTAGAGACTGTGCTGGATTATCGGGCGCGGCGCCCCCGAATCACTATCGAAAACTGGACGATGACCGATATGCGTTATCCCAGCTGTACCCTAGAGCGGATTACCGATTATTCCGGACGCAATATCTTGCTGTTGCGCGGCCTGGAACCGGATATCAACTGGGAAGATTTTTCTTTGGCAATCTTTGAAGTTTGCCAAAAAATGGGGGTTAAACAGGCAGTTGATTTGATGGGGATAGCTGCCAACATTCCCCATACCCGGATTCCCTTTATTAATCAGACTTCTCCCAATCCGGATATTTTGCCGCCGCAAACCGAGATGCCGGGAACCTTCATCATTACCGCCTCTTTTGGGCAGTATCTACAAATGCTTTTCAAGATGATCTCAGTGCAGGCGCGCGGAATTGTGGTGGGCGTGCCCTATTACCTGGCGGATGGACAGTTCCCGCCAGGCGCGGTCAGCGCTATCCAATACCTTTCCGAAACCCTGAACCTGGACTTGCCTATGGGTGATTTGGAAGCGGCCAGCGCCCAAATGACCCAGGAAATTAACCAGCAGTTGGATGATAATCCCGAGGCCAAAGAACTCGTGGAAAAAATGGAGCAGCACTACGATGAGGCTTTAACTCAACCGTGGGGAGAGTTGCACCCCAAATCTTTAGCCGAATCGGTCGATTCGCGCTCTGGGGACGCCATTGCCGAACGTATTGAAAGATTCTTAGCGCAGGTAAAGCCACAAGATTCTCAAGAGGACGCCGCTGACGGGCTTTTAGCTGGTCGGGATGATCTGTTAGCACATCTGGCTCAAAAGGTGGCCTCGCAACAGTTACCCGATAACGACCCGAAAATCCTGGGAAAGCTAGCAAAGCCCATTACGGAGCGAAAAGAAACTATTTCCGAGGGAGAAATGCGATCCTCAGATTCTGGGGAAACTAGGGTAACCGGAAAGCAGGGCGCGGCTAAATCTGAGGAAACAGCCCCAGGAAATACCGCTACACGTAGGCATTTTCCGCCCCGGCGCTCGCATCTAAAAGCTCGGCGTGCCAAGAATCCCTCTCAGCAATCGCGGGCAGATTTACCGGCTCCCCCTCCGCCCCCTGGTAGTGAAAATCCTGATTCCCCAGAAAATGAACCAGATAAAGCTGATGATTTTGGGGATAGCGGAAAGAACTGA
- the dinB gene encoding DNA polymerase IV yields the protein MSKAPQAAAAKRDWGSDDSGTNILHVDMDAFFVEAEILRNPALRGKPVIVGGKSNRGVVSSASYEARAQGVHAAMPVSQAKRLCPQAIVVASGHGYYSALSQKVMAILGQITPVMEQISIDEAFLDVSGARRRLGTPLQIAQLLRTRVRRELSLPASVGIGRNKLVAKIASAHAKPDGILLVPADRTLDFLRILPVGAIPGIGASAGEKLQRKGISTVGQLASLDISQMNALFGKAMGVRLYQMARGHDSRKVGEGAKEKSIGTEITFLQDVHSRETIATTLLEQSHQCAARLRANNLLAGNVTIKLRAADFRTWTRSRTLRQSTDVARDIAQAALGLFAKENLPKGGIRLVGVTTKELTSAISGVQMAWGSDGRGRATEVAMDKIHQKFGDISLRPATLVKPGKIDEASGYGTESR from the coding sequence ATGAGTAAAGCGCCCCAGGCTGCCGCCGCCAAACGCGATTGGGGCAGCGATGATAGCGGCACCAACATCCTCCACGTAGATATGGATGCCTTCTTTGTAGAGGCCGAGATTCTGCGTAACCCGGCGTTGCGAGGAAAGCCGGTGATCGTAGGGGGTAAAAGCAATCGGGGAGTAGTGTCCTCAGCATCTTATGAAGCGAGAGCACAAGGGGTACATGCCGCGATGCCAGTGTCCCAGGCGAAAAGGCTCTGTCCCCAGGCGATAGTGGTTGCCTCGGGGCACGGTTACTATTCGGCGCTGTCTCAGAAAGTAATGGCGATTTTAGGGCAGATTACTCCAGTTATGGAGCAGATCTCGATTGATGAGGCTTTCTTAGATGTTTCTGGTGCGCGGCGCAGACTGGGGACTCCGCTGCAAATTGCGCAGCTGCTGCGTACTCGAGTCAGACGCGAGCTTTCCTTGCCAGCCTCGGTAGGTATAGGGCGTAATAAACTGGTAGCAAAAATCGCCTCTGCACACGCCAAACCCGATGGGATCTTGCTGGTTCCCGCAGATAGAACTTTGGATTTCTTGCGAATCCTTCCCGTGGGAGCCATCCCCGGGATTGGAGCTAGCGCGGGCGAGAAACTGCAGCGCAAAGGAATATCGACAGTCGGGCAGTTAGCCTCCCTAGATATTTCTCAAATGAACGCGTTATTTGGAAAAGCTATGGGGGTACGCCTGTACCAGATGGCGCGCGGACATGATTCGCGCAAAGTTGGCGAGGGGGCTAAAGAAAAATCTATCGGCACTGAAATAACCTTCCTCCAAGACGTGCATTCCCGAGAAACGATTGCCACAACTTTGCTGGAACAATCCCATCAGTGTGCCGCCCGGTTGCGAGCCAATAATCTTTTAGCCGGCAATGTCACCATTAAGCTGCGTGCTGCAGATTTTCGTACCTGGACGCGCTCGCGCACCCTGCGGCAGTCCACTGATGTGGCTAGGGATATCGCCCAGGCCGCTTTGGGACTATTTGCGAAAGAGAATCTTCCCAAAGGTGGGATTCGTCTTGTGGGAGTAACTACTAAAGAACTGACTTCCGCCATATCGGGAGTGCAAATGGCTTGGGGGAGTGATGGCCGCGGGCGGGCAACCGAAGTGGCGATGGATAAAATTCACCAAAAATTTGGTGATATCTCCCTCCGTCCGGCTACGCTAGTTAAACCGGGAAAAATAGATGAGGCGTCCGGTTATGGAACCGAATCTCGCTAA
- a CDS encoding DUF3040 domain-containing protein has protein sequence MGLSEKEKQILAEMERQFSDVRVAAPPAENSSREEKTRKLNLSPRLLATMTLLVLVGIALLLVGISIWTISKFLAVAVAVIGFVVVLFSVTMPMNPRFASFGVNSHKSAGKSKPSSKGADSRRSFKQRQADKWDRRNRER, from the coding sequence ATGGGGCTGTCTGAGAAAGAAAAACAGATTTTGGCAGAGATGGAACGCCAATTCTCCGATGTCCGCGTAGCTGCACCTCCAGCTGAAAACAGCTCAAGAGAAGAAAAAACGCGAAAGCTCAATCTTTCGCCGCGGCTGCTCGCCACTATGACCCTACTGGTTCTAGTAGGAATAGCCCTGTTATTGGTAGGGATTTCTATCTGGACAATTTCCAAGTTCTTAGCCGTTGCCGTGGCGGTAATTGGTTTCGTAGTCGTGCTATTTTCCGTGACCATGCCGATGAATCCGCGTTTCGCTAGCTTTGGGGTGAACTCCCATAAATCCGCAGGGAAGAGCAAGCCCTCTTCCAAGGGGGCTGATTCTAGGCGCAGCTTTAAACAGCGGCAAGCAGATAAATGGGATCGCCGTAATCGCGAGCGCTAG
- the mraZ gene encoding division/cell wall cluster transcriptional repressor MraZ gives MFLGTYEPKMDDKGRLILPAKFREQLASGLVITRGQDRCLYVFPAREFEEMYQELRRAPLSSRQGRDYVRVMLSGASDEIPDKQGRIVIPPQLRAYADLGKQLAVIGAGARVEIWNAASWDQYLAEQEEAFSQTGEEVIPGMF, from the coding sequence ATGTTCTTAGGTACCTATGAACCGAAAATGGACGACAAAGGGCGCTTAATCCTTCCTGCTAAATTTCGGGAGCAACTAGCCTCCGGTTTGGTAATTACCCGAGGTCAAGACCGTTGCCTCTACGTGTTTCCAGCGCGCGAGTTCGAGGAAATGTACCAAGAATTACGCCGGGCTCCACTTTCCTCCCGGCAGGGACGTGACTACGTGCGGGTGATGCTCTCCGGTGCCTCCGATGAAATCCCCGATAAACAAGGACGGATAGTGATTCCACCTCAGCTGCGCGCCTACGCAGATTTAGGTAAGCAGTTGGCGGTTATCGGTGCTGGTGCGCGCGTGGAAATTTGGAATGCCGCTTCTTGGGATCAGTACCTGGCTGAACAAGAGGAAGCCTTCTCGCAAACCGGAGAGGAAGTGATTCCTGGAATGTTCTGA
- the rsmH gene encoding 16S rRNA (cytosine(1402)-N(4))-methyltransferase RsmH has translation MSQSATFAHQPVLAERCIALLGQGIKQVGREGRALLIDATLGLGGHSELVLQTYPQVRLVGIDRDKQALARAAKRLREYSERFTAVHATYDAIDQVAATYGSEEYPLAGVLMDLGVSSMQLDDTARGFSYAREADLDMRMDQSSGKTAADLLAELSTAELTEILRQYGEEKFASRIAREIVRAREESPITSSSQLVEIVRETIPAPARRKGGNPAKRTFQALRIAVNQELKILRNALPKALQALSPGGVLVVEAYQSLEDRLVKRAFQQAVAPAALEGIPLTEVKTFQLLINGAEKAGEAEIENNPRAASVRLRAIRKLSAQAERNGE, from the coding sequence ATGTCCCAAAGCGCTACTTTCGCCCACCAACCGGTGTTGGCTGAGCGCTGCATTGCGCTCTTAGGACAAGGGATTAAGCAGGTAGGACGCGAGGGGCGTGCCTTGCTTATTGACGCTACCTTGGGGTTGGGAGGACATAGCGAACTCGTATTGCAGACCTATCCCCAGGTGCGCTTAGTGGGTATTGATCGAGATAAACAGGCTTTAGCTAGAGCTGCAAAGCGTCTACGGGAATACTCGGAGCGCTTTACGGCAGTACACGCCACCTATGATGCTATTGATCAAGTTGCCGCAACCTACGGGAGCGAGGAATATCCGCTGGCCGGAGTGCTAATGGATTTAGGGGTTTCCTCAATGCAGCTCGATGACACTGCGCGCGGTTTTAGCTATGCCCGCGAAGCTGACCTAGATATGCGCATGGATCAAAGCAGCGGGAAAACAGCTGCTGATTTACTAGCTGAACTATCCACTGCTGAGTTGACCGAGATTTTACGTCAGTATGGTGAAGAAAAATTTGCTTCTAGGATAGCTCGGGAAATAGTGCGCGCGCGGGAGGAAAGCCCGATCACCTCCTCTTCCCAGTTAGTAGAGATTGTGCGGGAAACTATCCCGGCACCCGCCCGGCGCAAGGGTGGGAATCCGGCGAAGCGTACCTTCCAGGCACTACGAATAGCGGTTAACCAGGAACTCAAGATTCTTCGCAATGCCCTCCCCAAAGCGTTACAAGCTCTATCTCCGGGGGGAGTCCTGGTGGTAGAAGCTTACCAATCTCTAGAGGATCGGCTAGTTAAACGTGCCTTTCAGCAGGCAGTAGCGCCGGCGGCTCTAGAGGGGATTCCACTAACGGAAGTAAAAACTTTCCAATTGTTGATTAACGGAGCAGAGAAAGCCGGAGAGGCAGAAATAGAAAACAATCCTCGCGCCGCATCGGTGCGGCTGCGAGCAATTCGCAAATTAAGTGCGCAAGCAGAAAGGAACGGGGAATAA